A region of Vitis riparia cultivar Riparia Gloire de Montpellier isolate 1030 chromosome 1, EGFV_Vit.rip_1.0, whole genome shotgun sequence DNA encodes the following proteins:
- the LOC117921726 gene encoding zinc finger protein BRUTUS-like gives MATPLTGLQHRDGGLGLMAGPANQMDSSPSKSCLKSSALKSPILIFLFFHKAIRSELDGLHRAAMDFATNQDSDINPLLERYHFFRAIYKHHCNAEDEVIFPALDRRVKNVARTYSLEHEGESALFDQLFELLNSKTQNEESYRRELALCTGALQTSISQHMSKEEEQVFPLLIEKFSFEEQASLIWQFLCSIPVNMMAEFLPWLSSSISSDEHQDMHKCLCKIVPEEKLLQQVIFTWMENIQKSSEDNPNDRGPHSGARTLISRTKNWECACESLKTGKRKYLEPNNVTTASTLACPIDEILHWHKAIKRELNDIAEAARKIQLCGDFSDLSAFNKRLLFIAEVCIFHSIAEDKVIFPAVDAELSFAQEHAEEESQFDKLRCLIESIQSAGANSSSAEFYTKLCSQADQIMDTIQKHFHNEEVQVLPLARKHFSPKRQRELLYQSLCVMPLRLIECVLPWLVGSLDEEAARSFLQNMHLAAPASDSALVTLFSGWACKGRSRDACLSSGAVGCCLAKILTTTTGDPDQSFCACTPLFSAKENSTSDHLDDDERPVKRGNCTSWEDSNACDPRRTVNIQKLACSNQSCCVPELGVNNSNLGTGSLASAKSLRSLSFIPCAPSLNSSLFNWETDVSSPDIGSATRPIDNIFKFHKAIRKDLEYLDVESGRLNDCNDTFLRQFSGRFRLLWGLYRAHSNAEDDIVFPALESRETLHNVSHSYTLDHKQEEKLFEDISSVLSDLTLLHESLNSANMPEESTRINLDSSHHNDSIRKYNELATKLQGMCKSIRVTLDQHVYREELELWPLFDKHFSVEEQDKIVGRIIGTTGAEVLQSMLPWVTSVLTEEEQNKMMDTWKQATKNTMFSEWLNEWWEGTAAASPLAFTSENKISQGINVHESLDHSDHTFKPGWKDIFRMNENELESEIRKVSRDSTLDPRRKDYLIQNLMTSRWIAAQQKLPQARTVETSNGENVLGCIPSFRDPDKQIFGCEHYKRNCKLRASCCGKLFACRFCHDKVSDHSMDRKATSEMMCMFCLRIQPIGPICTTPSCGGLLMAKYYCSICKFFDDERTVYHCPFCNLCRVGKGLGVDFFHCMTCNCCLAMKLADHKCREKGLETNCPICCDDMFSSSAVVRALPCGHFMHSACFQAYTCSHYICPICSKSLGDMAVYFGMLDALLASEALPEEYRDRCQDVLCNDCGKKGTSPFHWLYHKCRFCGSYNTRVIKVESTNLDCSTSN, from the exons ATGGCGACGCCATTGACAGGGCTTCAACATAGAGATGGAGGTTTGGGTCTGATGGCGGGGCCTGCCAACCAAATGGATTCTTCTCCTTCGAAGAGTTGCTTGAAGAGCTCAGCTCTCAAGTCTCCTATTCTCATCTTCTTGTTCTTCCACAAGGCCATCCGTTCGGAGCTCGATGGCCTGCATCGTGCGGCCATGGATTTTGCTACTAATCAGGACAGTGATATTAATCCTTTGTTGGAACGCTACCACTTTTTTCGCGCAATCTACAAGCACCACTGTAATGCTGAGGACGAG GTCATATTTCCAGCTCTTGATAGACGTGTGAAGAATGTTGCACGGACTTACTCCCTTGAACATGAGGGAGAAAGTGCCCTTTTTGATCAACTATTCGAGCTGTTGAATTCAAAAACTCAAAACGAAGAAAGCTATCGGAGAGAGTTAGCCTTATGCACCGGAGCTCTTCAAACTTCAATTAGTCAGCACATGTCCAAGGAAGAGGAACAA GTGTTCCCCTTGCTGATTGAGAAGTTTTCTTTTGAAGAGCAGGCATCATTGATTTGGCAGTTTCTGTGCAGCATTCCTGTTAATATGATGGCAGAGTTCCTTCCGTGGCTTTCTTCCTCTATTTCATCTGATGAACATCAAGATATGCATAAATGCTTGTGCAAGATAGTCCCAGAAGAGAAGCTTCTTCAACAG GTTATTTTCACCTGGATGGAAAATATTCAGAAAAGTTCTGAAGATAATCCTAATGACAGAGGTCCTCATTCTGGGGCCAGAACCTTAATCAGTCGAACTAAGAACTGGGAATGTGCATGTGAATCTTTGAAAACTGGTAAAAGGAAATATTTGGAGCCCAATAATGTTACAACTGCTTCAACTCTGGCATGTCCAATAGATGAAATATTGCATTGGCATAAAGCAATAAAAAGAGAGTTGAATGATATAGCAGAGGCAGCAAGGAAGATACAACTTTGTGGAGATTTCTCTGATTTATCTGCTTTCAACAAGAGGCTGTTGTTTATTGCAGAAGTTTGTATTTTTCACAG TATTGCTGAGGACAAAGTTATATTCCCTGCTGTAGATGCAGAACTCTCTTTTGCCCAGGAGCATGCAGAAGAAGAAAGCCAATTTGATAAACTTAGGTGCTTGATAGAAAGCATTCAAAGTGCCGGAGCCAACTCATCTTCTGCTGAATTTTATACAAAGTTATGCTCACAGGCTGATCAAATAATGGATACGATACAGAAGCACTTTCACAATGAAGAAGTTCAG GTTCTTCCACTTGCTCGAAAGCATTTTAGCCCCAAAAGACAGCGTGAACTTCTGTATCAAAGCCTATGTGTGATGCCCTTAAGATTGATTGAGTGTGTCCTGCCATGGTTGGTTGGAtcccttgatgaagaagcagcAAGGTCTTTTCTTCAAAATATGCATTTGGCAG CTCCAGCTTCAGATAGTGCACTTGTTACACTTTTTTCTGGCTGGGCATGCAAAGGCCGCTCTAGGGATGCATGCTTGTCTTCTGGTGCAGTTGGTTGCTGTCTTGCCAAAATACTGACCACAACCACAGGAGATCCTGATCAGTCTTTTTGTGCATGCACCCCTTTGTTTTCTGCTAAGGAAAATTCTACATCAGATCACTTGGATGATGATGAAAGGCCAGTTAAGCGTGGAAACTGTACTTCATGGGAAGACAGTAATGCTTGTGACCCTAGAAGAACTGTAAACATACAGAAATTAGCTTGTAGTAATCAGTCTTGCTGTGTCCCTGAGTTAGGAGTGAATAACAGTAATCTAGGAACGGGTTCTCTTGCTTCAGCAAAATCTTTGCGCTCCTTATCTTTTATTCCTTGTGCTCCTTCCCTCAACTCCAGTCTTTTTAATTGGGAAACAGATGTAAGCTCTCCTGATATTGGGAGTGCGACGCGACCTATtgataacatattcaaatttcataaagCCATCCGCAAAGATTTGGAGTATTTGGATGTTGAATCTGGAAGACTTAATGATTGTAATGATACTTTCCTTAGGCAGTTCAGTGGTAGGTTTCGTTTGTTATGGGGCTTATATAGGGCTCACAGTAATGCTGAGGATGATATTGTCTTCCCAGCATTAGAATCTAGAGAGACTCTTCATAATGTTAGCCACTCTTACACTTTGGACCACAAGCAGGAAGAAAAACTATTTGAAGACATTTCATCTGTGCTCTCTGACCTTACTCTGCTTCATGAGAGTTTGAACAGTGCAAATATGCCTGAAGAGTCAACTAGAATTAATCTAGATTCTTCTCATCATAATGACAGTATCAGAAAGTACAATGAACTTGCTACGAAGCTTCAGGGCATGTGCAAATCCATTAGAGTGACACTGGATCAACATGTTTACAGGGAAGAACTTGAGCTTTGGCCATTGTTTGACAAACATTTTTCTGTGGAGGAACAAGACAAAATTGTTGGCCGTATTATTGGTACTACAGGTGCAGAGGTGCTCCAATCGATGTTGCCATGGGTTACATCTGTTCTTACTGAGGAAGAGCAGAACAAAATGATGGACACATGGAAGCAGGCAACAAAGAACACAATGTTTAGTGAGTGGCTTAATGAATGGTGGGAAGGAACTGCTGCTGCATCTCCACTGGCCTTTACATCAGAAAATAAGATTTCACAAG GCATCAATGTTCACGAAAGCCTGGACCACAGTGATCATACTTTCAAGCCTGGCTGGAAAGATATTTTTCGGATGAATGAAAATGAGCTtgaatcagagataagaaaagTTTCTCGAGATTCAACTCTTGATCCAAGGAGAAAAGATTATCTTATTCAAAATCTTATGACAAG TCGCTGGATAGCTGCTCAGCAAAAGTTACCTCAAGCAAGGACAGTTGAAACTTCAAATGGTGAGAATGTGCTTGGATGCATTCCATCATTTCGAGATCCAGATAAGCAAATATTTGGGTGTGAGCATTACAAGAGGAACTGCAAACTCCGTGCTTCATGCTGTGGCAAGTTGTTTGCTTGCAGGTTTTGCCATGATAAAGTCAGCGATCATTCAATGGATAG GAAGGCTACATCTGAAATGATGTGTATGTTCTGCCTAAGAATCCAGCCTATTGGACCAATTTGCACAACACCTTCCTGTGGTGGATTGTTGATGGCAAAATATTATTGCAGCATCTGCAAATTTTTTGATGATGAGAG GACAGTTTATCATTGCCCATTTTGCAACTTGTGCCGTGTTGGGAAGGGACTTGGTGTCGACTTCTTTCATTGCATGACATGCAATTGTTGTCTGGCCATGAAGTTGGCTGACCACAAGTGCCGGGAGAAAGGCTTAGAAACAAACTGCCCCATCTGCTGTGATGACATGTTCTCATCAAGTGCGGTTGTACGAGCTCTTCCTTGTGGCCATTTCATGCATTCAGCTTGCTTCCAG GCATACACTTGCAGTCACTATATTTGTCCAATTTGTAGCAAATCCTTGGGAGATATGGCA GTTTACTTTGGTATGCTTGATGCATTATTAGCTTCTGAGGCGCTTCCTGAAGAATACAGGGATCGCTGTCAG GACGTACTGTGCAATGACTGTGGTAAGAAGGGAACCTCGCCCTTTCACTGGCTGTACCACAAATGCAGGTTTTGTGGATCTTATAACACCAGGGTAATCAAGGTTGAGTCGACAAATTTGGACTGCTCAACATCAAACTAG
- the LOC117921734 gene encoding LEAF RUST 10 DISEASE-RESISTANCE LOCUS RECEPTOR-LIKE PROTEIN KINASE-like 2.5: protein MYVGGKTTSNVKMGKVSMVSIIFLVATFPNHICSQNKTSDYYDLCKPFPCGNITLSFPFSPTSEFGLGPLDCGLPRYQIACDSGPAIELSGRLYSVKQLSLSADFNSITVVDHQLITDLRSRSCESLRNLSISTFDVAPLTLPSWGVNLTLYRCPSGLSLSQQQQFLSTLLNNFSYTCQDGDKLHLAREVRWNDTQFDPPRLSPVLPPPPTGCQFFSLPVSRTFLNSSGGENGILLNPSFEASELIPVLREGFPLEWPSVGVCESCKSKGGRCGYDISSREVVCFCRTGSCQQVLHKRSKWKLIVGVASGSSVILVTVIFFLIFKYKKGTSPFFRAFDFRKNRTTEDGRNAQQFIKEYQSTILTKYSYHDLKKMSGGFKDKLGEGGFGNVYKGKMPDGRLIAIKILERSNHDMNQNFVNEVVTIGRIHHLNVIRLLGFCWDGGKQALVYEYMPNGSLGDFLSQEGASLSLRLARLLEIAIGVAHGIEYLHFGCESRILHLDIKPQNVLLDQNLNPKISDFGLAKLYSRDRSAISMTNARGTIGYIAPEIFMRNIGNPSHKSDVYSYGMLLLDMVGGKKHVPPEMSTSSEKYFPDWIYDKLMEEEEMEPIDSIVEEEVAIAKKMVVVGLWCIQVDPRDRPSMTRVVEMLNGSVEAIKTPPKPFFFSPPREDFEQEITYSKSDSDSTSLVIQEDRSHV from the exons ATGTATGTGGGAGGAAAAACAACATCGAATGTAAAAATGGGGAAGGTATCTATGGTATCCATCATCTTCCTCGTAGCCACCTTCCCAAACCATATCTGTTCACAAAATAAAACTTCAGACTACTACGATCTGTGCAAGCCCTTCCCATGCGGCAATATCACCCTCAGCTTCCCCTTCTCCCCCACCTCAGAATTCGGTCTTGGTCCACTCGACTGCGGCCTCCCTCGCTACCAAATTGCCTGCGACTCTGGCCCTGCCATCGAGCTCTCTGGTAGACTTTACTCGGTGAAACAGCTCTCCCTCTCAGCAGATTTCAATTCCATCACCGTGGTTGATCACCAGCTCATCACAGATCTGAGGTCCCGCTCATGTGAGTCCCTACGAAACCTTTCCATTTCCACCTTTGATGTTGCTCCTCTCACGCTTCCTTCGTGGGGCGTCAACCTCACGCTCTATCGCTGCCCCTCGGGACTTTCTCTCTCCCAGCAGCAGCAGTTTCTCTCTACACTATTAAATAATTTCTCTTACACCTGCCAAGACGGGGATAAGCTTCATCTTGCGCGGGAGGTTCGTTGGAATGATACTCAATTCGACCCTCCTCGTCTCAGCCCGGTGCTGCCCCCTCCCCCTACTGGTTGTCAGTTTTTTTCGTTGCCGGTATCTCGCACGTTTTTGAATAGCAGCGGTGGGGAGAATGGGATTTTGCTGAACCCGTCTTTCGAAGCAAGCGAACTGATTCCTGTGTTGCGAGAAGGGTTTCCCTTGGAGTGGCCCTCTGTAGGCGTTTGTGAGAGTTGTAAGAGCAAGGGTGGACGCTGTGGATATGATATTAGCTCGAGGGAGGTTGTTTGTTTCTGTAGAACCGGTAGCTGCCAACAAGTCTT GCACAAACGGTCCAAATGGAAGCTTATTGTAG GTGTTGCAAGTGGGAGCTCTGTTATTTTGGTCACTGTaatcttctttctcattttcaaatacaaaaagGGAACCTCTCCATTCTTCAGGGCATTCGATTTTAGAAAGAACCGAACCACAGAAGATGGAAGAAATGCCCAGCAGTTCATTAAAGAATATCAATCAACCATATTGACCAAGTATTCATACCATGATCTTAAGAAGATGTCCGGTGGCTTCAAAGACAAGTTAGGTGAAGGAGGTTTCGGCAATGTCTACAAGGGCAAAATGCCAGATGGTCGCCTAATTGCCATCAAAATTCTGGAGAGGTCCAACCATGATATGAACCAGAATTTCGTGAATGAAGTAGTCACCATCGGTAGGATCCACCATCTTAATGTCATACGCTTATTGGGTTTCTGTTGGGACGGCGGAAAACAAGCTCTCGTATACGAGTACATGCCCAATGGATCACTAGGGGACTTCCTATCCCAAGAGGGGGCAAGCCTTTCATTACGGTTGGCAAGGCTTCTTGAAATTGCCATAGGAGTTGCACATGGAATAGAATACCTGCACTTTGGTTGTGAGTCACGAATCTTGCATCTTGATATAAAACCTCAAAATGTTTTGCTAGACCAGAATTTGAATCccaaaatttcagattttggaTTGGCAAAATTGTACTCTCGAGATCGAAGCGCCATCTCAATGACAAATGCAAGGGGAACCATTGGTTATATAGCTCCGGAGATTTTCATGAGAAATATAGGAAATCCTTCTCACAAATCAGATGTTTATAGCTATGGAATGCTGCTATTAGACATGGTTGGTGGGAAGAAGCATGTGCCACCAGAAATGAGCACCTCAAGTGAAAAGTACTTTCCTGATTGGATTTATGATAAGCTCATGGAAGAGGAGGAGATGGAGCCTATTGATTCAATAGTAGAAGAGGAAGTAGCCATAGCAAAGAAGATGGTTGTGGTGGGTTTATGGTGCATCCAAGTGGATCCTAGAGATCGGCCCTCAATGACGAGAGTAGTGGAAATGTTAAATGGGAGTGTGGAGGCCATTAAAACGCCACCCAAACCCTTCTTCTTTTCTCCTCCTCGTGAAGATTTTGAGCAAGAAATTACTTACTCTAAAAGTGATAGCGATTCCACTTCCCTCGTCATCCAAGAGGACAGATCTCATGTAT